One window from the genome of Spirosoma rhododendri encodes:
- a CDS encoding aminotransferase class IV, translating to MHYGYFNGTIAPTDQLAVGVTDLSLLRGYGLFDYFLTYNGRPFQWDWYWERFQNSAMRMHLPLPLGKAETYAVVMKLIEQGGGSDVGVRFILTGGYSADSISIEKPNLLILTEPIHATSASQYEQGIKVILDEYVREMAEVKSTDYKRVILLAQAIRAAGASDVLYQKGGEISELSRSNFFLVKGSQLITPSRNILHGITRRLVMQLAQSDFEVIERPVLLSDLYDAEEAFTTSSTKKVLPITQVGDLTIGDGKVGPKAKFLLEQVDELISNW from the coding sequence ATGCATTACGGGTATTTCAACGGCACCATTGCCCCAACTGATCAATTAGCTGTAGGTGTGACCGATCTTAGCTTGTTACGCGGCTACGGCCTGTTCGATTACTTTCTAACCTACAACGGTCGGCCGTTTCAATGGGATTGGTACTGGGAACGCTTTCAGAACTCAGCCATGCGAATGCACCTGCCGCTGCCGCTCGGCAAGGCCGAAACCTACGCCGTTGTGATGAAGCTAATCGAGCAGGGCGGAGGTAGCGACGTTGGCGTACGCTTCATCCTGACCGGTGGCTATTCTGCCGACAGTATCAGCATCGAGAAGCCAAACCTGCTAATCCTGACCGAACCGATCCACGCGACGTCAGCTAGTCAGTATGAGCAGGGTATCAAGGTTATTCTGGATGAGTACGTCCGGGAAATGGCCGAGGTAAAGAGCACCGACTACAAACGAGTGATTCTGCTGGCGCAGGCGATTCGGGCAGCGGGTGCGTCGGATGTGTTGTATCAGAAAGGGGGCGAAATCAGTGAACTGAGCCGGAGTAATTTCTTTCTGGTAAAAGGCAGTCAACTAATTACGCCGAGCCGGAATATCCTGCATGGGATCACTCGGCGACTGGTGATGCAACTGGCGCAGAGCGATTTCGAAGTCATCGAACGGCCGGTGCTCCTGTCTGATCTATACGATGCAGAGGAAGCGTTTACGACTAGTTCGACCAAGAAAGTACTACCCATCACGCAGGTTGGTGATTTGACTATCGGCGATGGTAAAGTCGGGCCGAAAGCGAAGTTCCTGCTTGAACAGGTTGATGAATTGATTTCGAATTGGTGA
- a CDS encoding isoaspartyl peptidase/L-asparaginase family protein, with product MKTILFTTLLSGAALMTQAQDHGPITLVIHGGAGTITRQNMTPEKEKAYRAVLNQALQTGYAVLKKGGSSMDAVEATIHVMEDSPLFNAGKGAVFTHDGKNEMDAAVMDGKTLKAGSIAGVTTIRNPISTARRVMDKSEHVMMIGPGAEAFAKAQGMTIVDPSYFYTEARWQGLQKALKEEKVELDHSEKPTKATAKPDTTRKTGSRLDEQIFTEGKKFGTVGCVALDQAGNLAAGTSTGGMTNKRYGRVGDAPIIGAGTYANNATCAVSATGHGEYFIRSVVGYDISALMEYKGLSVQQAADEVVMKKLVERGGEGGVIALDRKGNFAMPFNSAGMYRGYIKADGSSEVMIYKD from the coding sequence ATGAAAACGATACTTTTCACGACATTGCTCAGCGGTGCAGCCCTTATGACGCAGGCACAGGACCACGGCCCGATTACGCTGGTGATTCACGGCGGGGCCGGCACGATCACCCGGCAGAACATGACGCCGGAGAAAGAGAAAGCGTACCGGGCGGTGCTGAATCAGGCCCTGCAAACGGGTTACGCTGTCCTGAAGAAAGGCGGCAGTAGCATGGACGCCGTCGAAGCCACGATTCACGTTATGGAAGACTCGCCTTTGTTCAATGCGGGCAAAGGAGCGGTGTTTACCCACGACGGAAAGAACGAAATGGACGCGGCCGTGATGGATGGTAAAACGCTGAAAGCCGGTTCGATAGCGGGGGTGACGACCATTCGCAACCCGATTAGCACGGCACGGCGGGTGATGGACAAGTCGGAACATGTGATGATGATTGGCCCCGGCGCGGAAGCATTCGCCAAAGCACAGGGCATGACGATTGTCGATCCGTCGTACTTCTACACCGAAGCCCGCTGGCAGGGGTTGCAGAAGGCGCTGAAAGAAGAAAAGGTCGAACTGGACCACTCCGAAAAACCGACTAAAGCCACCGCCAAGCCCGACACGACCCGCAAAACCGGTTCGCGGCTGGACGAGCAGATTTTCACCGAGGGCAAGAAGTTCGGTACCGTTGGCTGCGTCGCGCTCGATCAGGCGGGCAATCTGGCGGCTGGCACATCGACGGGGGGTATGACCAACAAACGCTACGGCCGGGTAGGGGATGCCCCGATCATCGGCGCGGGCACCTACGCCAACAACGCGACCTGCGCCGTATCGGCAACGGGCCACGGCGAATACTTTATCCGTTCGGTGGTCGGTTACGACATTTCGGCGTTAATGGAATACAAAGGCTTATCGGTGCAGCAGGCGGCCGACGAAGTGGTGATGAAGAAACTGGTCGAACGTGGGGGCGAAGGGGGCGTTATTGCCCTCGACCGGAAGGGAAATTTCGCGATGCCGTTCAACTCCGCCGGTATGTATCGCGGCTATATCAAAGCCGACGGTAGCAGCGAGGTGATGATTTATAAGGATTAG